In Deltaproteobacteria bacterium, the DNA window GTCAGTCCGATGGAGCAGAGTATCAAAAGAATAAGGATCTGGGCGAGTTTAAATCTCCCGGACTCCGGATCGGCAGCCGCAGGAGGAGCCTTGGTGTTTTTCAGTAAAAAGATACTGACCAGGCCCGCCCCCGGAATGACCAGAAAAGGGGTGATTCCTATCCCGAGTGAAACGGCTGAGAGAACCGCAATAAGAATAGCCTGGTAACTTTTGGCGATGTTCTTCCCAAAAGAATAGGTGGCCTGGACAATGATGGCCACCACAATGACCTGAAGTCCGACGAAAAGAGAGTGGACGAAAGAGAGATCATGATAATTGTTATATAAGAACGAAAATATCAGCATCAGAAGGAAGGCCGGCAGTCCAAAACCGATATACGAGGCCAGGGCACCGACAACGCCGCGCATTCTAAGCCCTACATAGGCGGCCAGTTGAATGACCGTGGCTCCTGGAATGGACTGACAAAGAACCAGCCCTTCCCTGAAGCTGTCCTCATCCAACCATTTATTTTTTTTTACCGCTAACGCCTTAACGTATACCACCATGGCCGGACCGCCAAAGGCGGTTAGCCCCAGCCGGAGAAAAGAGAAGAATAGTTTTGGTATGGAAGGAGAGTTCATGTTCTATTAACCCTGATGCCCCATGACGGTGCCTTGATGTATGAAAATGGGGGAAAACCGGGCTATAGGCAAGGGACAATAGTACTACAGCGTATTTTTTGCTCATGCGTCCCCATAACCGTCATTTCGGCAGGCTTTAAGCTTGTCCCCGACATTCTTAATCGGAGACCGGAATCCAGGGACTTTGGTTTTCTCATTCTTTTGAAAAACCTGGATTCCCGATAAAGACATTCGGGAATGAGGGGAAAATGACGCCGTAGTAATAAATAAAACGGTTTTATGGTTTTTTCTTCACCTATTGCCTATAGCCCATAGCCTATGGCCTGTATGGTTTTATTTTTTTTCCTCTTCACAAGGATGCGTTTCCGTCTCACCATGGCATGCCTTGATCTGTTCAGGGGTGCATTCCTGAGGTTTTTCTTTTAATTTTTCCGGAAATTGACAACACGACTCACACATCTTTTTCACCTCCTTTCCGTAGGCCCCTTTCAATTCAACCCGAAGGTCAGTGCAAGGGCCGCCCGAGATTGGAATTTTTTGGGTCATCCGTTTTAATTCGGCGATAAGCCCTTGTAATCCCTGCCTGTCGACACCGTAATGAATCCAGTAGCCGCGTTTTTCCCCTTGAACCAGGCCGGCCTTCTGAAGAATCTTGAGGTGTTGGGACACCGCCGCTTCTGAAATACCGAGACGATTTGCCAGGGCCTTACCGCAGAGATCGTAGGTCAACAGTAAATGAAAAAGCCCCAACCGTGTCTCGTCCGCAAGAGCCCTTAGGATTTGAAGAAAATCGTTCATAATAAAATTCCAATTAAGCTAAAACTTAATCAGAATAGGGACGGAGTGTCAAGAAGAAAATGCCCTTCTCAAAAATAATATCTTATTCTGAAATCCACCCTGTAATCGTTTGGTTTGTCGCCGAATTCCGATCCCCTTGATCCGGCAATAAACCCTGTCCTGAAGCGCAGATCCAGATTGGTAATACCGGAATACAAAAATTCAGGGGTTATGGAAAAGCTTTTATCGTTCAGATTACCGATCATGGTGATGGCCGGTGTGAAATACAGGATATCAAAAGGTTCCTTCTGGCTTATCCTCAGGTAAAGATAATTCGTTTCCGGGGTCTGCTTCCCGTAATTGCCCTGTAAAAGGGTACTGGCCCTGTTCAACAAAGAGGGATTGCCCGTATTCGTGTAAAGGCTATACCCCTTGTCTATGAATGAAAAAAAGTCCTGCATCTCCTGGCTGCTGTACCCCTGGCCGTTCCGGTAATATTCGAGGATATAAGTGATATCCTGCGGCGTAAGATACCGAAGGCCCAGAAGGGCGTTGGCGGCGTTGGTGGTGGTCTGGGATTGGTTACCATTCGGATCGATAATCGTTTTAGGGTTGTTGGTGATCAGGGAGAATTCTCCATGCACTTCCAGGTTGGTGGTGACATTCCTGGAAAAGTCCAGGCCATAGCGCGCCGTTTTGCTCCCCCCGGTCAGGAACATAAAATCGATATCCGTATCGTAAAGGAGAAAATAGAACTTGGCCGCCCCATTCAGATTGCCGGTCGCCCCGAAATCATCATTGACGCCGCTGTAAGCCGGTACCAGCACCGGCGTAAAGGAAAAGGTTTTCAGGGCCTGTCCTTCCCAGCTCCGGGTATAGTCAAGGGAGGCCACGATAAATCCTTCCCGGGCCAGCTCGGGATCATCGGTGTTCTTCTGCCGGTCCAGAAAAGCCGCCGGGCTCCAGGCATAGCCTTTGCCCCAGTTGAGCGTCTTCTTGCCCAACTCGGTAATAAGGGTGGGGGAGGGCCTGAGAGAGACGTTGCCTTCGAAGATGGTGGTATTGGTTGTGTCCTTCTGGTAGTTTTTGGTATAGGCCGTGTTGGTCTTGATAGAAAAACGGGAGAGGCCTTTCTCCAGGCTCCCTTCCAACTGGAGGGTTCCATCATATTCCGGGGTGGTCCCGCCGATGCTCCGGTTGTAAAAATTAAGTTTGTAGAGGGAAGCGTTCTTATCCAGCCCGAAGAGGATCGGCATGGCTTCGATATAGCCGCCGAGATGGTATGGTTTCTTTTCCGTTTCCGAGACGTCAAACTTGTATTCCTCGGCCCTGTTTTCCTCTGAAAAGGCAGGGGCCAGCGTCATAAGCAGCAGGCAGCAGACAACAGGTAACAAGTAACACGTGCCGAAAAAATAGCGGGACCCCGCTTCTGATCTTCTCATCCTCGTCTACCTTAAAGAGTCCATCTTCGGCATAAAGGTCAAGGTAAAGACCTCGTCTTTGAAGTCTTTCTTTTTCATCTTGGCGAAGATCATAATCGACTTATAGCCCTTGTGGAGGGGGCTGTCCGTTTCTATAATGGCCGGTCGCACCAAACCCGCCCCGAAATCCTTGATATCCTTGAAATAGAGGGTCTTGATCAGCATGTTGGCTTCGGTGAGACATTCGATTTTAGTCGGTAGATTTTTATTCTTATCCACCCACATTTTGAGCCGGTCATAAGCCACGGTTTTCGTCTTGGCTTTGAGAAATAGAAGGGTTTCGTTAGGGAGGGTCTCCATCTTTTCAACGGTATAATCTACGGAATAATCGAGGGCCAGGATGTCGGCATTGTTAAAAACCCCGCCGATGACCGACTGGAGGCTGGTGATGCGGATCGGCTTGCCCACATTGGGGACATAGAGCCACATATTCTCCCCGAGCCTGAGCGTGCTCCGGCCTTTTTCACTGGCCGGCGAAAGAAACAGCCCGACCATTTTATCCGCTCCTTTTTTGGCCGTAAAATAGACGTACTCTTTCTTTTTTCCGTCCGGTTCGATGTTGATGATCTTCCGATACGACTCATAAGATTCGGGGCTGAGGTTCTTGTCTATCTGGGCAAGCAGTTGTGCCCCGTCAATGGCATAAAGTGGTGCGGCACCACCCAGCAGTACGGCGCACCAGAGCACAAGTAAGAAGACCAAATACCTTTTCATAAATTAATTCCTTTCGTCATGTTCCCTTTTATCTGTTTTGTTTTTTTATCTTTTCTCCCACTAAACTCCCATGCCCACCTCATGCGGCACCGATGAAGCAAGAAAATTTTTTTAGGGGCTATGGGCTATGAGCAAGGCACATTGTTTAAAGTTTTTGCACCTGCAACTTGCAACTTTCTCTTCAACTGACCCCTGATCCCAGACCCCAGATCCCGTTTTTTCATACTTGAAACTTGCATCTTGCTTCTTGAAACTTTATGGCCGGGGCGATTCTTTTAAAATACGGCCGACAGCTTCCTGTGCGCTCCCTTTGAAGGCGACGCATTCTATGCCTCTCATTTTCATACCCCTGACGATTTCATCCCCGAACTCCCCGCTAACGACGACCCTGATCCCGTTTTGGGTAAAGAAGTCGCTGAACCCGCTCCAGATCTGGTCTCTTTCCTGCCTGGATGGGGTGGGGATGCTGCCGGTTATCTGGCCCTTTTCATCGAAACCGATCGAATCGATCGCCGAGGCTCCTCCTGTTGTCGGTCCTTTTCCGAAATTGGGGTTCTCCACCGCCTGCATAAAGTTGCCCTGCCCGTCGAAGAGCAGGTAGAAGGGGCTGCGCCCCATCCTGTCGGCCACCGGCGCACCCGGCGCTTTGTCGTTCGACGCCACGGCGATATTTCCGGGCTGATCGGCAAAGACCGGGCCTGCCACCAATAACAGAGCCACCAACGCTACGAGGCCCAACATGTTTTTTATCATTAGCTCCTCCTATTTCAACTTGGACTGCAAAAACTTCTTTACGGCCTCTGCTGCGCCATTAAAAGAGACCGGAGTGATCCCTTTGGTTTTCATATCGTCCATAATCTTCGGCCCAAATCCTCCGGCTACCACCACCGTAATCCCCTTTCCGGCAAGAAAACCCACGACGCTCGGCCCGGCGCGATCCGCATCCTTGTAGGGATTCTGAACCGCCTCCAGCATCTTCCCTTTTTGATCGAAAAAGAGAAAATAGGGGGCCGTTGCCGCCTGACCGCTCACGGTGGCGGTCGGGACCTTATCGTTCGCGGCAACGGCAATTTTTATGCTTTGTGCTGCGAAGGCGGGGATCGCCAGAAACGAAACGAGAACCATTACGATGAGTATAAATTTTTTCATTGTGCTCTCTCCCTCCATTCTTCCATGATTTTGTTTAAACTATTCTGAATTCTCTATTAACCGGTGGGTTCCGTTATCACTCCACCCACCCTACATTTTGCTAAAACCAAATCCGCAATCCGCGATCCGAAATGGCTAGACGTGTCTCAGTGCCTGTATGGGCTCCATCCTCGATGCTTTGAGTGCCGGCTGGAGGCTCCCCAATACGGCTACAATAATGACGATGAGCGAAACAATTAAGATGTCCGAAACCTGTATGCTCGGCATGAGCACGAGGCCCGTTTGCCTGCCGAAACTGAAAGTCACCTTGACGAGGCGCAGCACAAAGATGATCGTCAGTCCGACCGCGTTGCCGATGACGGCTCCGAATATGCCCAGGGAAAACCCCTCGATCACAAACATGGAGAGGATCTTTCCCGGCAGGGTGCCGATGGCCGCTATCGTCCCGATCTCCCGTATCCGCTCGTAGACGGCCATGATCATGACGTTCATGACGCTGACAAGGACGATGGCGATGAGCATGATCTTTATGAAAAGGGTCATCAAATCGATCATACGTACAATATTGTAGAAGGGCGAAAGGGACTCCCAGGTATGGACCTCGAAGATGGGCTTGCCCTTCTTGTTGACGTCCTTTCCAAGGGAGCCTTCCAGCTTATTGTAAACGGTGTGGAGTGAGCTGAAATTATGGAGCTTAATGGCGATCTCGCTGATCTCCTGCTCCTCCATGCGGAGGATCTCCCTGGCGTCGTCCATGTGCACGTACCCATCCCGTCCTCCCGGTCCCTGGGCGCTCTCCAGCACCCCTCCGACCCGGAGCTGCTTGCCATTCACCGAGCCGTCCTTGTTCGTGGAGACCACCACCACCATGTCGCCGACTTTTACCTTCAGGCCGCGCGCCAGGAGCTCGGGAACGAGGATCTCACCCTTTTTGATGTCCTTTTCCCCCTCGATGATTCTCGAAGCCAGAAGCGGCAGCGTTTTCATCTCTTTGTCCGGATAGACCCCATTGAGGCGTATGCTGGTTGTCTCCGTGAAGTTGCTGAACATACCTCCGAACTTGATCCTGGGCGAGTAGGCCTCGATCTCCGGGATAGCCTGAAGCGCCTTCTCCGCTTTCGCGAAGGCCCCGGCCCCCATGTTCATCGTTAGCGGCAGGCTGTCGATGGAGGCGACGTAGCCCTTTCTGTGAATCTCGATGTCTCCCAGGACGGAACCCGTGATCTGCCCCACGATCATATTTTTGAAGGAACCGGAAGCCGCGACAAAGACCAGGACAAATATAACCCCTATGGCGACAAGGGAGGCGGTGAGCAATGTCCTTCTCCGGTACCGCGCCAGGTTCCGTATGGCTATCTTGAAAAGATTAGACATGGCCGTTGCCTCCCTTCACCTGTTTACCTGCCAGCGCGCCGTCTTCCAGAGTATAGATGATCTCCGCTTCACCGACGATTTTCTGATCGTGCGTCGAGAAGATAAAGGTGGTCTTAAATTGATCCCGCATTTTCTTCATCAGATCGATGACCAGATAGGCGGTCTTGCTGTCCAGGTTGGCTGTTGGCTCATCAGCCAGGACCAGTTTGGGATTGGTCACCAAGGCCCTGGCCACCGCTACCCGCTGTTTTTGCCCGCCGGAGAGTTGATCGGGAAATTTATTTTTTTGCTCCGCCATGCTGACGGCTTCCAGAAGCCCCATAACCCGGTTCTTTCGTTCCCCCGGCGCAACATTCTGAACCATGAGCAGGGGATATTCAATATTTTCATAAACCGTCAAAACCGGGAGCAGATTGAAATCCTGGAAGATAAAACCCAGGTTCTTCCCCCGGAAAAAGGCCCCTTGCTTACGATCCAGGCCGGAAACATCCGTGCCGGCGACTTTTAAAATCCCGGCGGTCGGCTTGTCCAGACAGCCGATCAGATTTAATAAAGTGGTTTTGCCGCTTCCCGACGGCCCCACAAAAGAGACAAAAGAGGAAGGCTCAATCTCAAAACCCACCCCTTTCAAGGCGGGTACCACCACCTCTCCCACCTGGTAGTCTTTCTGGATATTTTCTGCGTAGATAAGTGCCATTACACATCATCTCCTGTTTCTTTTTCTGTATTTTATTTTGATATGGGGTTTGAAAACCTTTCGGAATCCTTTCCCAGTGGGTCCAAACTTCCCCCGCAATGGGGGCAGGAATTCCTGTCATTTCCCTTCGAAGAAATCGGTTTTCCTGCGGATTTCGAAAAAAAACCAACCACTGCGATCCCCAGGATAATCAGGGCGGCAACCCAAAATAATGAGTGCCCCGGCCAGATCCCGAAGTTATTAAAATAAGAGGATCTCCAACCCCAACCCATCGGCCCGGAACGAAACCCGAAATAGGAAAGAAAATAGAGGCCTCCCAGGATCGCCAGGCCCAAAACCAATCCATTCTTCATTTTTTATCCTCCTTAATCGAATCGTTAGTGCTCCCAAACCGT includes these proteins:
- a CDS encoding ABC transporter ATP-binding protein; amino-acid sequence: MALIYAENIQKDYQVGEVVVPALKGVGFEIEPSSFVSFVGPSGSGKTTLLNLIGCLDKPTAGILKVAGTDVSGLDRKQGAFFRGKNLGFIFQDFNLLPVLTVYENIEYPLLMVQNVAPGERKNRVMGLLEAVSMAEQKNKFPDQLSGGQKQRVAVARALVTNPKLVLADEPTANLDSKTAYLVIDLMKKMRDQFKTTFIFSTHDQKIVGEAEIIYTLEDGALAGKQVKGGNGHV
- the chrA gene encoding chromate efflux transporter, which encodes MNSPSIPKLFFSFLRLGLTAFGGPAMVVYVKALAVKKNKWLDEDSFREGLVLCQSIPGATVIQLAAYVGLRMRGVVGALASYIGFGLPAFLLMLIFSFLYNNYHDLSFVHSLFVGLQVIVVAIIVQATYSFGKNIAKSYQAILIAVLSAVSLGIGITPFLVIPGAGLVSIFLLKNTKAPPAAADPESGRFKLAQILILLILCSIGLTALYFIEIQTFILSVLMMKIDLFAFGGGFTSLPLMLHEIVEVRGWMNEKTFMDGIALGQVTPGPIIITATFVGYLLHGFWGSLVATVSIFTPSFLILTIITPFFDRLKSSPLFLKATRGILASFVGLLLYVLIKFVIAVPWDIPRVLLGVVALIALLKRIDLLYIVIIGGALSIWAF
- a CDS encoding ABC transporter permease, whose protein sequence is MSNLFKIAIRNLARYRRRTLLTASLVAIGVIFVLVFVAASGSFKNMIVGQITGSVLGDIEIHRKGYVASIDSLPLTMNMGAGAFAKAEKALQAIPEIEAYSPRIKFGGMFSNFTETTSIRLNGVYPDKEMKTLPLLASRIIEGEKDIKKGEILVPELLARGLKVKVGDMVVVVSTNKDGSVNGKQLRVGGVLESAQGPGGRDGYVHMDDAREILRMEEQEISEIAIKLHNFSSLHTVYNKLEGSLGKDVNKKGKPIFEVHTWESLSPFYNIVRMIDLMTLFIKIMLIAIVLVSVMNVMIMAVYERIREIGTIAAIGTLPGKILSMFVIEGFSLGIFGAVIGNAVGLTIIFVLRLVKVTFSFGRQTGLVLMPSIQVSDILIVSLIVIIVAVLGSLQPALKASRMEPIQALRHV
- a CDS encoding NifB/NifX family molybdenum-iron cluster-binding protein, whose translation is MKKFILIVMVLVSFLAIPAFAAQSIKIAVAANDKVPTATVSGQAATAPYFLFFDQKGKMLEAVQNPYKDADRAGPSVVGFLAGKGITVVVAGGFGPKIMDDMKTKGITPVSFNGAAEAVKKFLQSKLK
- a CDS encoding outer membrane lipoprotein-sorting protein; translated protein: MKRYLVFLLVLWCAVLLGGAAPLYAIDGAQLLAQIDKNLSPESYESYRKIINIEPDGKKKEYVYFTAKKGADKMVGLFLSPASEKGRSTLRLGENMWLYVPNVGKPIRITSLQSVIGGVFNNADILALDYSVDYTVEKMETLPNETLLFLKAKTKTVAYDRLKMWVDKNKNLPTKIECLTEANMLIKTLYFKDIKDFGAGLVRPAIIETDSPLHKGYKSIMIFAKMKKKDFKDEVFTLTFMPKMDSLR